From Vitis vinifera cultivar Pinot Noir 40024 chromosome 3, ASM3070453v1, the proteins below share one genomic window:
- the LOC100243547 gene encoding probable carboxylesterase 12, whose protein sequence is MDSSCSSEVEFECLPLFRVFKDGVVERLRGTETVPPSDVPQNGVVSKDVVISPETGLSARLFLPMTATPDRKLPILIYIHGGGFVIESPFSPLYHPHVVSLASAANVIAVSVHYRRPPEHPIPIPHDDTWDAFQWVAAHSSGQGPEPWLNHHAKFDRVFFAGDSAGANIAHNMAIRAGTTQPPNVKIYGIVLVHPYFGNNGPDRLWNYLCPSGVHNLLFDPAVDTKLSILGCGKVLIFVAGKDVLKDRGFCYYEAVKKSGWGGAVEMVESEGEEHVFHLFNPDCDKARALIQKFASFMNQD, encoded by the coding sequence ATGGATTCAAGCTGCAGCAGTGAAGTAGAGTTTGAATGTTTGCCCTTGTTCCGAGTCTTTAAAGATGGCGTTGTGGAGAGATTACGGGGCACAGAAACCGTGCCTCCTTCTGATGTCCCCCAGAACGGCGTCGTATCCAAGGACGTCGTGATTTCGCCTGAAACAGGTCTTTCCGCCCGTCTCTTCCTCCCGATGACTGCCACCCCCGACCGCAAACTCCCAATCCTCATCTACATCCACGGCGGTGGTTTCGTCATTGAATCCCCCTTCTCCCCGCTCTATCACCCCCACGTCGTTTCTCTCGCCTCGGCGGCCAACGTCATCGCCGTCTCCGTCCACTACCGGAGGCCCCCGGAGCACCCTATTCCCATTCCCCACGATGACACGTGGGACGCTTTTCAATGGGTCGCTGCTCACTCCAGTGGCCAAGGACCCGAACCCTGGCTCAACCACCACGCCAAATTCGATAGAGTCTTCTTCGCCGGCGACAGCGCCGGAGCTAACATCGCCCACAATATGGCGATACGAGCTGGAACTACCCAACCTCCTAATGTAAAGATTTATGGGATAGTTCTGGTTCATCCCTACTTTGGCAATAATGGGCCTGATAGATTATGGAACTACCTATGCCCATCTGGGGTTCACAACTTACTGTTTGACCCGGCGGTGGACACAAAGCTATCAATCTTGGGATGCGGAAAGGTGTTGATATTTGTGGCCGGAAAAGATGTGTTGAAAGATAGGGGTTTTTGTTACTATGAAGCGGTGAAGAAGAGTGGGTGGGGTGGAGCTGTGGAGATGGTGGAGAGTGAAGGAGAAGAACACGTCTTCCATCTCTTCAACCCTGACTGTGACAAGGCTAGGGCTTTGATACAAAAGTTTGCGTCTTTCATGAACCAGGACTAG